One region of Moraxella sp. ZY210820 genomic DNA includes:
- a CDS encoding transporter → MMRKKISCAVLSALTLSMSSIAMAHSEHEMHGHNTVARADGHAPAGVMFDHMHGKGSYMFGYNAQRLKQTGAYYTGENKVDMTDSGYMAWGKDHDMTMHMLHFMYGVTDNLTLTVMPMYMKMDMDMQNAQGRTGSHGTEGWGDTIIAASGKLYQSADKKHDVMATLGLSAPTGSYKETLPNGRYQPYGMQLGAGIWQVLPSLTYQYNEGDIKAGVQVSARLPLEDTNDLGFYKGQQVGGTAWLSYSFMPRLSVSTRIQHTKTDDIRGQYVNFTAPNTPAFQPVNYGGRQTLAGIGINTTLPANVRLGVEYMVPVYNKVNGVQQDTDNLIHLSISKGFH, encoded by the coding sequence ATGATGCGTAAAAAAATTTCTTGTGCAGTGTTATCTGCCCTTACTTTATCAATGAGCTCAATAGCAATGGCTCATAGTGAACATGAAATGCACGGACATAACACCGTGGCTCGTGCTGATGGTCATGCTCCTGCTGGTGTAATGTTTGACCATATGCACGGCAAAGGTAGTTATATGTTTGGTTATAATGCACAACGTCTAAAGCAAACTGGTGCATATTATACTGGTGAAAACAAGGTTGATATGACTGATTCAGGCTATATGGCATGGGGCAAAGACCATGATATGACGATGCATATGCTACATTTCATGTATGGCGTAACGGATAATTTAACTTTAACAGTTATGCCAATGTACATGAAAATGGACATGGATATGCAAAATGCTCAAGGTCGTACAGGCTCACACGGTACTGAAGGCTGGGGCGATACCATTATTGCAGCAAGTGGAAAATTATACCAAAGTGCAGATAAAAAGCATGATGTGATGGCAACTTTAGGCTTATCTGCTCCAACAGGTAGCTATAAAGAAACTTTGCCAAATGGTCGTTATCAACCTTATGGTATGCAATTAGGTGCTGGGATTTGGCAGGTTTTACCAAGTCTGACTTATCAATATAATGAAGGAGATATTAAAGCAGGTGTACAAGTATCAGCTCGTTTGCCACTTGAAGATACGAACGATTTAGGTTTCTATAAAGGACAGCAAGTCGGTGGTACAGCATGGCTCAGTTATTCATTTATGCCACGTTTAAGCGTTTCTACTCGTATTCAACATACTAAAACAGATGATATTCGTGGGCAATATGTGAATTTTACTGCACCAAACACACCTGCATTTCAACCCGTGAATTATGGTGGACGTCAGACTTTAGCAGGTATAGGTATAAATACAACATTACCAGCTAATGTGCGTTTAGGGGTAGAATATATGGTACCCGTGTATAACAAGGTCAATGGCGTACAACAAGATACCGATAATTTAATTCATCTGTCGATTAGTAAAGGTTTTCATTAA
- a CDS encoding DNA translocase FtsK, whose protein sequence is MNQSSVVASSLNHTQFLICVFLACLGGFLFLALLSFSAFDPSWSYLSSDTQHISNLTGVAGAWIGNLLRAFFGWASLLIPFFLWLEIYHIYHHHKNRLKRYFAQITLIFVVAILSALLLNNAPMTHSGGIIGYAIAHDLSKITTIYGALFIMLFMLIMTFSASFNIKWVSLTEKLQNFPLWLKDVCYIGQDDAILLKQYHTLPKTHQQQMVQQETTNPLTQPTTEQNSSDTAETSAQSTATTENQNNSTINITAGQVVFGDVWQNNDKSNELLNEMQQLLEQSQQQLSAHHEFEQQVLQRKYEEETRARENISNVIKSSVSNESFDALQSQFIQQEHATQQDIAYLDKKINDLNQQIAQLQAEPTPPTFDEVVMHESYDFDNAPVATTDVNIIYDENHLSQESTLEPTQVQTAPVETNTTSIEIDETHHTTSVEAKTISTQNPSLNRIRERLTQPNPLADLQSLLNHHIKKVPKTPVAVELEEFELPKKTSHSFDESSFTITHDTPLEFNDLTHQPVQNRTLDFALDDDFIHHSTPAQSHIEHESVQNNAPQHYNPFKQTLHDDTHDNTKVAYFDDDAPLTDASGRIISRAMQVAEYRKTLSPLPSISLLDPVDHSQKVRFSDEELDKLAQLLELKLQDFNIKASVEEIDPGPVVTRFALSLAPGVKATKVASISQDLARSMSLKSVRIVLSIPGTPFIGVEIPNKKREMVRLIELIDNDEFRNPEAGLSVAMGKNITGKPIITNLAKAPHMLVAGTTGSGKSVAVNAILLSLLLKYTPEQLRLVLIDPKMLELANYDEIPHLLTPVITDMNKATNALNWCVNEMERRYELMAMFKLRQIAPFNERIRQAQANGEDLIDPLWKPSDSATQQRAPRLEPLPSIVVIADEFADMMMQQSGKKTETLITRLAQKARAAGIHLLLATQRPSVDVITGLIKANVPTRVALRVNSKIDSRTILDAGGAEELLGNGDMLFLGPGQNEPERVHGAFISDDEVNRICDAWRERGSPNYVDDILVGDDEEDDNSSRSYDDSGEMQQDVLYDRAVEFVLRTRKASGSALQREFGVGYQRGAKLIDMMERNGIVSPANSSNKREILV, encoded by the coding sequence GATACACAACATATCTCCAATTTAACAGGTGTTGCAGGTGCATGGATTGGCAATTTATTGCGAGCTTTTTTCGGTTGGGCAAGTTTACTCATTCCATTTTTTTTATGGTTAGAAATTTATCATATTTATCATCATCATAAAAATCGTCTTAAACGTTATTTTGCACAAATTACCTTGATATTTGTTGTTGCTATTCTCAGTGCTTTATTACTCAATAATGCACCCATGACCCATAGTGGCGGTATTATTGGTTATGCAATTGCTCATGATTTAAGCAAAATTACGACTATCTACGGTGCATTATTTATAATGCTGTTTATGCTGATAATGACATTCAGTGCTAGTTTTAATATTAAATGGGTCAGTCTAACTGAAAAACTACAAAATTTCCCATTATGGCTAAAAGACGTTTGTTATATTGGTCAAGATGATGCCATACTACTTAAACAATATCACACACTGCCTAAAACACACCAACAACAAATGGTTCAACAAGAAACAACAAACCCACTTACTCAGCCAACAACTGAGCAAAATAGTTCCGATACTGCTGAAACTTCTGCTCAATCAACAGCAACAACAGAAAATCAAAACAACAGCACAATCAATATTACTGCTGGACAAGTTGTATTTGGTGATGTTTGGCAAAATAATGATAAAAGTAATGAATTATTAAATGAAATGCAACAACTACTAGAACAATCACAGCAACAATTATCAGCACACCATGAGTTTGAGCAACAAGTATTACAACGTAAATATGAAGAAGAGACACGAGCTAGAGAAAATATTTCCAATGTAATTAAATCATCAGTTTCTAATGAATCATTTGATGCTTTACAAAGCCAATTTATACAACAGGAACACGCTACTCAACAAGATATTGCCTATCTTGACAAAAAAATTAATGATTTAAATCAACAAATTGCACAATTACAAGCAGAACCGACTCCACCTACATTCGATGAAGTTGTAATGCATGAATCTTATGATTTTGATAATGCACCAGTCGCAACAACTGATGTAAATATCATATATGATGAAAATCATTTATCTCAAGAGTCTACATTGGAACCAACTCAAGTGCAAACAGCACCTGTTGAAACAAATACCACATCTATTGAAATAGATGAGACTCATCATACGACATCTGTTGAAGCAAAAACAATATCTACTCAAAATCCAAGTTTAAATCGTATTCGTGAACGCCTTACTCAACCAAACCCTTTGGCTGATTTACAATCACTACTTAATCATCATATTAAAAAAGTACCAAAAACACCTGTAGCAGTTGAATTAGAAGAATTTGAATTACCTAAAAAAACATCACATTCATTTGATGAGTCATCTTTCACGATTACTCATGATACGCCATTAGAATTTAATGATTTAACACATCAGCCAGTACAAAACAGAACTCTGGATTTTGCACTTGATGATGATTTCATCCATCATTCAACACCAGCACAATCTCATATTGAGCATGAAAGCGTGCAAAATAATGCTCCGCAACATTATAATCCATTTAAACAAACTTTACATGACGATACTCATGACAATACCAAAGTTGCTTATTTTGATGATGATGCACCATTAACCGATGCATCAGGACGTATCATTTCTCGAGCAATGCAAGTTGCAGAATATCGTAAAACTTTATCACCATTACCAAGTATATCTTTACTTGACCCTGTTGATCATAGTCAAAAAGTACGTTTTAGCGATGAAGAATTAGACAAACTTGCACAATTGTTAGAATTAAAATTACAAGATTTTAACATCAAAGCCAGTGTTGAAGAAATTGACCCAGGTCCTGTAGTTACACGTTTTGCCTTATCGCTTGCTCCGGGTGTAAAAGCGACTAAAGTTGCCAGTATTTCACAAGATTTAGCCCGTTCAATGTCATTAAAATCGGTGCGTATTGTATTATCTATCCCCGGTACACCATTTATTGGCGTGGAAATCCCAAATAAAAAGCGTGAAATGGTTCGTTTAATCGAATTAATTGATAATGACGAATTTCGTAACCCTGAAGCGGGTTTAAGTGTGGCAATGGGTAAAAATATTACGGGTAAACCAATTATTACCAATTTAGCCAAAGCCCCTCATATGCTTGTTGCAGGGACTACGGGTTCAGGTAAATCAGTTGCTGTAAATGCGATTTTATTATCATTATTATTAAAATATACACCAGAACAATTACGTTTAGTATTGATTGACCCTAAAATGTTGGAGCTTGCCAATTATGACGAAATTCCACATCTTTTAACACCCGTCATTACCGATATGAACAAAGCAACCAATGCTTTAAACTGGTGTGTCAATGAAATGGAACGCCGTTATGAATTGATGGCAATGTTTAAATTACGTCAAATTGCACCATTCAATGAGCGTATTCGTCAGGCACAAGCCAATGGTGAAGATTTAATCGACCCATTATGGAAACCTAGCGATAGTGCAACACAGCAACGTGCTCCTCGTTTAGAGCCACTACCAAGCATTGTGGTTATTGCTGATGAATTTGCTGATATGATGATGCAACAATCTGGTAAAAAAACGGAAACATTAATTACACGTTTAGCTCAGAAAGCCCGTGCTGCAGGTATCCATTTATTATTAGCAACACAACGTCCATCAGTTGATGTCATTACAGGTTTGATTAAAGCAAATGTACCAACACGTGTTGCCCTACGTGTGAATAGTAAAATTGATTCACGTACTATTTTAGATGCAGGTGGTGCTGAAGAACTACTTGGTAATGGTGATATGCTATTCTTAGGACCTGGACAAAATGAGCCTGAGCGTGTACATGGTGCATTTATCAGTGATGACGAAGTGAATCGTATTTGTGATGCATGGCGTGAGCGTGGTTCACCAAATTATGTTGATGATATTTTAGTTGGTGATGATGAAGAAGATGATAACTCATCACGTAGTTATGATGATAGTGGAGAAATGCAACAAGACGTTTTATATGATAGAGCAGTTGAATTTGTCTTACGCACCCGTAAAGCTTCTGGTTCGGCTTTGCAACGTGAATTTGGTGTTGGCTATCAACGTGGTGCAAAACTCATTGATATGATGGAACGTAATGGCATTGTCAGCCCTGCCAATAGCTCCAATAAACGAGAAATTTTAGTCTAA